A window of Ardenticatena maritima contains these coding sequences:
- the rimO gene encoding 30S ribosomal protein S12 methylthiotransferase RimO translates to MKYHVVTLGCAKNIADSEGIGTLLRAAGYEPGTPDEADVLIVNTCGFLQAARQESIETLNALGERKKPGQLLVAAGCLSERYGAALADEVPALDGIIGTQQWTRIADFIQQLREREEEARWRAYAMPPDARNHVADSVSRRAEGHSAYLKIADGCSAPCAFCTIPSFKGPQRSKRPGTVIREAQELVAQGVQEIVLVAQDLTAYGRDWGETDGLPTLLEHLMQEVEGDVWFRLMYAYPGHATERLIEVMARHERICNYLDMPLQHGDPNVLKRMRRPHKLERIYRFFEQMRDAMPDVSLRTTFIVGYPGETEEEFQNLLDFMSAVQFDKVGVFTFSPEPGTPAAELPDQIPEEVKQERWERAMAHQQPIALARQEAQLGRTLEVVVDGYDAENGLTLARSYREAPEVDGYVLVRGQYDPGERLTVRITGAMPYDLEGRVVKRKPRRTPPPHPAAISLDAIGVRES, encoded by the coding sequence ATGAAATATCATGTTGTCACCTTAGGATGCGCAAAAAACATTGCCGATAGTGAAGGCATTGGCACGTTGTTGCGGGCGGCGGGGTATGAACCCGGCACGCCCGATGAGGCTGATGTCCTGATTGTGAATACGTGTGGCTTTTTGCAAGCCGCGCGGCAAGAAAGTATTGAAACCCTGAACGCATTGGGCGAGCGGAAGAAGCCGGGGCAATTGCTCGTTGCCGCCGGCTGTTTGAGCGAGCGCTATGGCGCCGCACTTGCCGATGAAGTCCCGGCGCTGGATGGCATTATCGGCACACAACAATGGACACGCATTGCCGATTTCATCCAACAATTGCGTGAACGCGAAGAAGAAGCCCGCTGGCGCGCCTATGCGATGCCGCCGGATGCGCGCAACCATGTGGCCGATAGCGTCAGCCGCCGTGCGGAAGGGCATAGCGCCTATCTCAAAATCGCCGATGGATGCTCCGCCCCGTGCGCTTTCTGCACCATTCCCAGTTTCAAAGGTCCACAGCGTTCCAAGCGCCCAGGGACGGTGATTCGCGAAGCGCAGGAACTGGTGGCGCAAGGTGTGCAAGAAATTGTGCTGGTGGCGCAAGACCTGACAGCCTACGGGCGTGATTGGGGCGAAACCGACGGCTTGCCCACGTTGCTGGAACATTTGATGCAGGAAGTGGAAGGTGATGTCTGGTTCCGCCTGATGTATGCGTACCCGGGGCACGCCACGGAGCGCCTGATTGAGGTGATGGCACGCCATGAACGCATTTGCAACTACCTGGACATGCCTTTACAGCATGGCGACCCCAACGTGTTGAAGCGTATGCGCCGCCCGCACAAACTGGAGCGTATTTACCGCTTTTTCGAGCAGATGCGCGATGCGATGCCGGATGTGAGCCTGCGCACCACGTTCATTGTCGGCTACCCAGGGGAAACCGAAGAGGAATTCCAGAACTTGCTTGATTTCATGAGTGCGGTGCAATTCGACAAGGTGGGGGTCTTCACCTTCTCACCTGAACCGGGTACACCCGCCGCCGAATTGCCAGACCAGATTCCCGAAGAGGTGAAGCAAGAGCGTTGGGAGCGTGCCATGGCGCACCAGCAACCGATTGCGCTTGCGCGTCAGGAAGCGCAGTTGGGGCGCACGCTGGAGGTGGTGGTGGATGGGTACGACGCCGAAAACGGGTTGACGTTGGCGCGTTCCTATCGTGAGGCGCCCGAGGTGGATGGTTATGTGCTCGTGCGTGGGCAATATGACCCTGGCGAGCGGCTCACGGTGCGCATTACGGGGGCGATGCCTTACGATTTGGAAGGGCGCGTGGTGAAGCGTAAACCACGCCGCACTCCGCCACCGCATCCCGCCGCTATCAGCCTGGATGCGATCGGAGTGCGTGAATCCTGA
- a CDS encoding Mov34/MPN/PAD-1 family protein, translating to MSAKTVYLPRTIAEQMIAHAREGKPEEICGLVAGDASGRPVALFRVPNIATNKIITYHMDPHAQLQAFREMESRGWQLHGIYHSHPATQAYPSETDRGLAFDPFDNQPLYPDTIYYIISLADETRPVIRGFLLPDPDTIEEVHIEIEDE from the coding sequence ATGAGTGCGAAAACGGTGTATTTGCCGCGGACAATTGCAGAGCAGATGATTGCCCATGCGCGTGAGGGCAAACCGGAAGAGATTTGCGGCTTGGTGGCGGGGGATGCTTCGGGGCGTCCCGTGGCGTTGTTTCGTGTGCCCAACATTGCTACAAACAAAATCATCACCTACCACATGGACCCCCACGCGCAGTTGCAAGCCTTTCGCGAGATGGAATCGCGCGGGTGGCAGTTGCATGGTATCTATCACAGCCATCCCGCCACACAAGCCTATCCTTCGGAAACCGACCGTGGGCTGGCGTTTGACCCGTTCGACAACCAGCCGCTCTACCCGGATACGATTTACTACATCATCTCGCTGGCGGATGAGACGCGACCGGTGATTCGCGGCTTTCTCTTGCCCGATCCTGATACGATTGAAGAAGTCCACATTGAAATTGAGGACGAGTAA
- a CDS encoding DUF3179 domain-containing protein, translating to MWHYLALGVVMALTVACARTPPDASLPSATQPAQANSGVVATPSSTPAFDPEDIPPGAAREFSTDFTRHSVPYREILSGGPPKDGIPAIDAPRYVSVKAADEWLRDREPVVLFALNGDARAFPLQILTWHEIVNTEVGGVPVTVTFCPLCNTAIVFDRRYGDLVLDFGTTGRLRYSNLIMYDRQTESWWQQATGEAIVGTLTGAQLTTYPAAIVSWQAFKEAYPDGNVLSRETGFNRAYGRNPYVGYDDIESRPFLYDGPTIDGRLPPMARVLTVAGENDAVAFPYDVLAEVHVANETVDGKPIVVFWAEGTASALDGNLIAESRDVGAALAFSRLLDGQVLTFWWDGEAIRDEQTNSRWSPLGQAVEGALAGRQLEPVVSINHFWFSWAAFRPDTRLFLP from the coding sequence ATGTGGCACTATCTGGCTCTTGGTGTGGTGATGGCGTTGACCGTGGCATGTGCTCGCACACCGCCAGATGCTTCGCTGCCGTCGGCTACACAACCAGCGCAAGCAAACAGCGGTGTGGTGGCAACCCCTTCTTCCACGCCCGCTTTCGACCCGGAGGATATTCCACCCGGCGCAGCGCGCGAGTTTTCCACAGATTTTACCCGCCACAGCGTGCCGTATCGCGAAATCTTGTCGGGGGGACCGCCCAAAGACGGCATTCCAGCCATTGATGCGCCGCGCTATGTGAGTGTGAAGGCAGCCGACGAGTGGTTGCGCGACCGCGAGCCGGTGGTTTTGTTTGCCTTGAATGGTGATGCGCGCGCCTTCCCGCTTCAAATTCTGACCTGGCATGAAATCGTCAACACGGAAGTGGGCGGTGTACCGGTGACGGTGACATTTTGCCCATTGTGTAATACCGCCATTGTCTTCGACCGGCGGTATGGCGACCTTGTGCTTGATTTTGGAACAACCGGGCGTTTGCGGTACAGCAATCTCATCATGTATGACCGCCAAACGGAGAGTTGGTGGCAACAAGCCACGGGGGAAGCCATTGTGGGCACGTTGACGGGGGCGCAGTTGACGACCTATCCCGCGGCGATTGTGTCCTGGCAAGCCTTCAAGGAGGCGTATCCCGACGGCAACGTGCTCTCACGCGAAACGGGCTTCAACCGCGCCTATGGGCGAAACCCCTATGTTGGGTATGATGATATTGAAAGCCGCCCCTTCTTGTATGATGGACCAACCATTGATGGCCGCTTGCCGCCGATGGCGCGTGTGCTCACAGTGGCGGGCGAAAATGACGCAGTTGCGTTTCCTTATGATGTGTTAGCGGAGGTGCATGTCGCCAATGAAACCGTTGACGGCAAGCCCATTGTCGTCTTTTGGGCTGAGGGAACCGCTTCGGCGTTGGATGGGAATCTCATCGCTGAGAGCCGCGATGTCGGCGCGGCGTTAGCGTTTTCGCGTCTGCTCGATGGGCAGGTGCTGACGTTTTGGTGGGATGGGGAAGCGATTCGTGATGAGCAAACCAATTCACGGTGGTCGCCGTTGGGGCAAGCCGTTGAAGGGGCGTTGGCTGGTCGCCAGTTGGAGCCGGTTGTGAGCATCAATCATTTTTGGTTTTCGTGGGCGGCGTTTCGACCGGATACACGTCTGTTTTTGCCGTAA
- a CDS encoding sensor histidine kinase codes for MSVSGLASFLLLSMAALVVFVVWRVWSRFRQPTLYDFLVFGIGTAWWCTWYAIEILAPSLDMKLFAAKAQYVAISITPVAWAIFAYDYTRRGQRMPRWARLLFSFIPSLTLVFVFGYPLLRLVWQDHFLSTEAVVPVLRFRYGPWFWVHVGFSYFCNLFGAYYLVRFMLRQGDLYRGQALTLLLAVAFPWVGNLIYITGTNPFPGLDLTPFAFGASALAVMWGLFRYQLFEVTPIAREAVIRNSPTGVLVLDLEGRLIDINPAGRALTGLKKDEHVLGQRAIDVLPHMREILEQAMQSETTLEWQKSVDGERRYIAVRSSFLREASGRHIGYVIVLHDSTEIRRATLELAAARDAAEAANRAKSTFLANMSHELRTPLTVIIGYTEMLIEDIAAGEYDALEPSLERVQAAGQHLLDVIGEILDMSKIEAGKMEIECSWFDADELVETVVLTVQPLMERQNNTFHWEIERLGQMFSDRIKVRQILYNVLSNAAKFTQNGEVVFHARVEVDEHGNEMIVFHVRDTGVGIPPDKLESIFRPFEQANGSPTRGMAGTGLGLPITRHFCELLGGTIHITSEPKRGTHVSVSLPRVTSTMEVLDAEENSAIVR; via the coding sequence ATGAGTGTTTCTGGCTTGGCAAGTTTCCTTTTATTGAGCATGGCCGCACTGGTTGTGTTTGTGGTGTGGCGTGTGTGGTCACGCTTTCGCCAACCTACGCTGTATGACTTCCTTGTATTTGGGATTGGAACAGCGTGGTGGTGTACGTGGTATGCCATCGAAATCCTGGCGCCCTCGCTTGACATGAAATTGTTCGCGGCCAAAGCCCAGTATGTCGCGATCAGCATTACGCCTGTGGCGTGGGCGATTTTTGCGTATGATTACACGCGCCGGGGGCAACGGATGCCGCGGTGGGCGCGTTTGTTGTTTAGTTTTATTCCCTCGTTGACGCTGGTTTTTGTTTTCGGGTATCCCTTGTTGCGCCTTGTGTGGCAAGACCATTTTTTGAGCACCGAGGCGGTGGTGCCGGTCTTGCGTTTTCGGTATGGTCCGTGGTTTTGGGTGCATGTCGGCTTTTCGTACTTTTGCAACCTGTTCGGGGCGTATTACCTCGTGCGTTTTATGCTGCGCCAGGGGGATTTGTATCGCGGGCAAGCGTTGACCTTGTTGTTAGCCGTAGCGTTCCCTTGGGTCGGTAACTTGATTTACATAACGGGGACGAATCCCTTCCCTGGATTGGATTTGACGCCTTTTGCCTTTGGGGCGAGCGCATTGGCAGTGATGTGGGGGTTGTTTCGGTATCAACTGTTTGAAGTGACTCCAATAGCGCGCGAAGCCGTCATTCGTAATTCACCGACAGGTGTGCTCGTTCTTGACCTGGAAGGGCGTTTGATTGATATCAATCCTGCCGGGCGTGCCTTGACGGGATTGAAAAAAGATGAACACGTCCTTGGTCAACGGGCGATAGATGTGTTGCCTCATATGCGTGAGATTTTGGAACAAGCCATGCAATCTGAGACAACCCTGGAATGGCAGAAAAGTGTTGACGGTGAGCGTCGGTATATCGCTGTGCGGAGTTCTTTTTTGCGTGAGGCGTCCGGGCGCCATATCGGGTATGTGATTGTGTTGCATGATTCGACCGAAATACGGCGAGCGACATTGGAATTGGCGGCGGCGCGTGATGCCGCAGAGGCCGCCAACCGTGCCAAAAGTACGTTCCTGGCAAACATGAGCCACGAATTGCGCACACCGCTTACCGTTATTATTGGATATACAGAGATGCTCATAGAAGATATTGCGGCGGGTGAATACGATGCGTTAGAACCGTCCTTAGAACGTGTGCAAGCGGCTGGGCAGCATTTGCTCGATGTGATTGGCGAAATTTTGGACATGTCGAAAATCGAAGCCGGCAAGATGGAAATTGAATGCAGCTGGTTTGACGCGGATGAACTTGTTGAAACGGTCGTGTTGACGGTCCAACCTTTGATGGAGCGGCAAAACAATACTTTTCACTGGGAAATTGAGCGTCTTGGACAGATGTTCAGCGACCGCATCAAGGTGCGGCAAATCCTTTATAACGTTCTGAGCAACGCCGCCAAGTTTACCCAAAATGGCGAGGTTGTCTTTCATGCCAGAGTAGAGGTGGACGAACACGGGAACGAAATGATTGTGTTCCATGTGCGTGATACTGGCGTGGGTATTCCGCCCGATAAGCTTGAATCAATTTTTCGTCCCTTCGAGCAGGCGAACGGTTCACCCACACGTGGCATGGCTGGTACGGGGTTAGGCTTGCCAATTACGCGCCATTTTTGCGAATTATTGGGTGGTACAATTCACATAACGAGCGAGCCGAAAAGAGGAACGCATGTCTCTGTGTCCTTACCTCGTGTTACTTCGACAATGGAAGTCCTCGATGCCGAAGAAAATAGCGCCATTGTACGTTGA
- a CDS encoding adenylate/guanylate cyclase domain-containing protein, producing MKRNNGELSRILVVEDTDDLRALMRMRLERRGHEVLEARNGAEALRLLATEPVDLVLLDIMMPEVNGFEVLETIKNDVSLRHIPVVVLSALNDADSIVKCIRMGADDYLVKPFKSVFLYARIDNLLERKRLRDREQAALRALREEQARTEQLLHSIFPRAIAERLKQGFTEGVLADQFESASILFADIVNFTSQAARLSPQEVVQFLGEMWGHFEALTASFGADKIKTVGDAFMVAAGVPEPCDDHAERLVRLAFAMRDSVRAWRWPDGAPLHLRIGIATGPVAAGVLGTNRLQYDVWGDTVNLASRLQEHAEPNTVLVAEATWQALQPKLEGAPREVEIKGKGRMTAYVVRGLRAFSPQASIEDRQ from the coding sequence ATGAAGAGGAACAACGGGGAACTGAGTCGCATTTTGGTCGTTGAAGATACCGATGACTTGCGCGCGTTGATGCGTATGCGCCTGGAACGCCGCGGGCATGAGGTATTGGAAGCGCGTAATGGTGCGGAAGCGCTACGCCTTCTTGCCACTGAGCCGGTCGATCTGGTGCTTCTGGACATTATGATGCCAGAAGTCAATGGCTTTGAAGTCTTAGAAACAATCAAAAATGATGTCTCCTTGCGTCATATTCCTGTGGTGGTGCTGTCCGCGTTGAATGATGCGGATAGCATTGTCAAATGTATTCGGATGGGCGCGGACGATTATTTGGTCAAGCCGTTCAAGTCGGTGTTTTTGTATGCGCGTATTGATAACTTGCTTGAACGCAAGCGCCTGCGCGACCGTGAACAGGCGGCGTTGCGGGCGTTGCGCGAGGAACAGGCGCGCACGGAACAGTTGTTGCACAGTATCTTCCCGCGGGCGATTGCCGAACGGTTGAAACAGGGGTTTACCGAAGGGGTGTTGGCAGACCAATTCGAGTCGGCCAGCATCTTGTTTGCTGACATTGTGAATTTTACCAGCCAGGCAGCACGGCTTTCGCCGCAAGAAGTGGTACAGTTTTTGGGGGAAATGTGGGGGCATTTTGAAGCACTGACCGCTTCTTTTGGCGCTGACAAAATCAAGACGGTAGGGGATGCGTTCATGGTGGCGGCGGGGGTGCCGGAACCATGCGATGACCATGCTGAGCGTCTGGTACGGTTGGCGTTTGCCATGCGCGATTCGGTGCGTGCATGGCGCTGGCCAGACGGTGCGCCTCTTCATCTGCGCATTGGCATCGCTACGGGACCAGTGGCGGCGGGGGTGTTGGGAACCAATCGCCTGCAATATGATGTGTGGGGTGATACGGTGAATCTGGCGAGCCGCTTACAGGAGCATGCCGAGCCGAACACTGTTCTGGTGGCGGAAGCAACATGGCAGGCGCTTCAACCGAAACTGGAGGGAGCGCCTCGCGAGGTGGAAATCAAGGGGAAAGGGCGCATGACCGCCTACGTTGTGCGTGGTCTGCGCGCTTTCAGTCCCCAGGCAAGTATCGAGGATCGTCAATAG
- a CDS encoding DUF4115 domain-containing protein, which yields MAALGAPKIEVLTAEQFSVDREIDEPLAPSPVPWGRLLSAVGLVIGVLAVLGALMWFYPQRSEWFDRLGLAGLLGAETVATPTPTPTVLIAGSGSQGGETITTPTPTPTPTATPVPTATRPPRTPTPTPGEAEAPPVVDGLQVRVVAEQDVWLLVEVDGEKVFEGLLQSGDTQEWVGRERLFLRTGNAGGTHVFVNGVDIGVLGESGEVLSREIYLDAQSGMPVLGEPQPTPVPTTTG from the coding sequence ATGGCGGCGTTGGGGGCTCCCAAAATTGAGGTGCTGACAGCCGAGCAGTTTAGCGTTGATCGTGAGATTGATGAGCCGCTTGCGCCCTCGCCTGTTCCGTGGGGGCGTTTGCTTTCCGCCGTGGGGCTTGTGATTGGGGTGTTGGCGGTGTTGGGCGCGCTGATGTGGTTCTACCCCCAGCGGAGCGAGTGGTTCGACCGTTTGGGGTTGGCTGGCTTGTTGGGAGCGGAAACCGTTGCTACGCCCACACCGACGCCGACCGTCCTGATTGCCGGCAGTGGCTCACAAGGGGGGGAAACCATCACCACACCGACCCCAACTCCCACACCGACGGCTACCCCTGTGCCCACCGCCACGCGCCCACCACGCACGCCAACCCCCACACCGGGCGAAGCCGAAGCCCCGCCCGTGGTGGATGGGCTGCAAGTGCGTGTGGTGGCTGAGCAGGATGTGTGGCTGTTGGTAGAAGTGGATGGTGAAAAGGTGTTCGAGGGGCTTTTGCAGTCCGGCGATACGCAGGAATGGGTGGGGCGTGAACGTCTGTTCTTGCGCACAGGGAACGCCGGCGGTACGCATGTCTTTGTCAATGGTGTGGATATTGGCGTGCTGGGCGAATCTGGTGAAGTATTGTCGCGTGAAATCTATCTCGATGCACAGAGCGGTATGCCCGTATTGGGCGAACCGCAACCCACCCCTGTACCGACGACGACGGGGTAA
- the asd gene encoding aspartate-semialdehyde dehydrogenase → MAKIPVAVLGATGLVGQRLVRRLADHPWFEVVALTGSARSEGKRYADVVRWRLPGDPPPQVADMIVQPSDPAHVPAKLVFSALPSSIAADIEAAFAQAGAFVSSNARNYRMHADVPLVLPEVNPDHLALLHVQQRQRGWTGGIVTNANCVAIPLTLALKPLQDAFGVEQVFVVTMQAISGAGYPGVASLDIVDNVIPFISGEEPKIESEPLKMLGTLSDDTVEAAPIAISAQANRVATRDGHMLCVSVKLKQQATPAEVAEVLRAFRGKPQELNLPSAAPTPIVVREEDDRPQPVRDRDAAGGMAITVGRIRECPLFDVKFVVLGHNTERGAAAAALLNGELLKAEGFVA, encoded by the coding sequence ATGGCGAAGATTCCGGTGGCCGTTCTGGGGGCAACAGGGCTTGTTGGGCAGCGCCTCGTGCGCCGGCTGGCTGACCACCCCTGGTTTGAGGTGGTGGCATTGACGGGCTCGGCGCGCTCGGAAGGGAAACGGTATGCTGATGTGGTGCGATGGCGGCTTCCCGGTGATCCGCCGCCGCAGGTTGCCGACATGATTGTTCAGCCCAGCGACCCGGCGCATGTGCCGGCGAAATTGGTTTTTTCGGCGTTGCCGTCCAGCATTGCGGCGGACATTGAAGCGGCGTTTGCCCAGGCTGGGGCGTTTGTGTCCAGCAATGCGCGCAATTATCGCATGCACGCTGATGTGCCGCTGGTGTTGCCCGAGGTGAACCCAGACCACCTGGCGTTGTTGCATGTTCAGCAACGCCAACGCGGGTGGACGGGCGGGATTGTGACGAATGCAAATTGTGTTGCCATTCCGCTCACACTCGCTCTGAAACCGTTGCAAGATGCTTTTGGTGTGGAACAAGTCTTTGTCGTCACGATGCAGGCGATTAGTGGGGCGGGGTATCCCGGCGTTGCTTCGCTGGATATTGTGGACAACGTGATTCCATTCATCAGTGGGGAAGAGCCCAAAATTGAAAGCGAACCGCTCAAAATGTTGGGCACGCTTTCGGATGATACGGTTGAGGCGGCGCCTATTGCGATTAGTGCGCAGGCAAACCGTGTTGCGACACGTGACGGCCATATGCTTTGCGTGAGCGTCAAGCTGAAGCAGCAGGCGACGCCCGCGGAGGTGGCCGAGGTTTTGCGGGCGTTCCGTGGTAAGCCGCAAGAATTGAATTTGCCGAGCGCCGCACCGACGCCGATTGTGGTGCGTGAAGAGGACGACCGGCCGCAACCGGTGCGCGACCGTGATGCGGCGGGCGGTATGGCGATTACCGTGGGGCGCATTCGTGAGTGCCCATTGTTTGATGTGAAGTTTGTGGTGTTGGGGCACAACACGGAACGCGGCGCGGCAGCCGCGGCGCTGCTCAATGGCGAATTGTTGAAAGCCGAGGGGTTTGTGGCATGA
- a CDS encoding LCP family protein, with protein sequence MASLLVLFIVAGLFTTFLTYKAARHIVATANLPFATVATGASSSQGQGTTAGPISLPSISFGSEENEQLSIADLQEPLTILVLGVDKRDEAERTWRSDTIILVRIDPQTKSAAMLSIPRDLYVTIPDYGFGEQLNRINTAFFFGEAYDYPGGGPALVKQTIRRNFGITVDRYVVVDFDAFRKIIDLIGGIDIEVPERIVDPYYPTEDYGYMRVEFEPGLQHMDGERALIYARTRHSGSDFDRAERQQQVILAVRDKVLSFGILTSLTPRRLYQMANTVYSSIETDMTIDEMIALARLGSEIDAANIRRGIIGPNFVYDLKLEGLGDVLQPRWDKIYPYVQETLGISELLPIAPSPTPPPTPTPDPFATPTSEPVATPSVETP encoded by the coding sequence ATGGCCTCGCTTCTGGTGCTCTTTATTGTCGCGGGGCTTTTTACCACATTCCTGACCTACAAAGCCGCACGGCACATCGTTGCAACAGCCAACCTGCCTTTTGCGACGGTCGCCACAGGCGCCTCATCTTCCCAAGGGCAAGGAACAACAGCCGGTCCCATCTCGCTTCCCTCAATCTCTTTTGGGAGCGAAGAGAACGAGCAACTCTCGATTGCCGACCTGCAAGAGCCGCTCACCATCCTGGTTTTAGGGGTGGACAAGCGGGATGAAGCCGAACGCACATGGCGCAGTGATACCATCATCTTGGTGCGGATTGACCCCCAGACGAAAAGCGCCGCCATGCTCTCCATCCCGCGCGATTTGTACGTCACCATCCCCGACTACGGCTTTGGCGAGCAACTGAATCGCATCAACACGGCTTTCTTCTTTGGCGAAGCCTACGACTACCCCGGTGGGGGGCCGGCGCTGGTGAAACAAACCATTCGCCGCAACTTTGGGATTACTGTTGATCGGTACGTGGTGGTTGATTTCGACGCCTTCCGCAAAATTATCGACTTGATTGGCGGCATTGACATTGAAGTCCCCGAACGCATTGTTGACCCCTACTATCCCACTGAGGACTATGGGTACATGCGGGTGGAGTTCGAGCCGGGGTTGCAACACATGGATGGCGAGCGTGCGCTGATTTACGCGCGCACGCGCCATTCGGGGAGCGATTTTGACCGCGCCGAGCGTCAGCAACAGGTCATTCTGGCCGTGCGCGATAAGGTGCTCAGTTTTGGCATCCTGACGAGCCTCACGCCGCGCCGTCTCTACCAAATGGCAAACACAGTCTACAGCAGTATCGAAACCGATATGACGATTGACGAGATGATTGCATTGGCGCGCTTGGGGAGCGAGATTGACGCCGCGAATATCCGGCGCGGCATTATCGGGCCCAACTTCGTATACGACCTGAAACTGGAAGGCTTGGGCGATGTGCTCCAACCACGTTGGGACAAAATTTACCCGTATGTGCAAGAAACATTGGGCATTTCGGAACTCTTGCCCATTGCACCATCGCCCACCCCACCGCCCACACCAACACCCGACCCCTTCGCCACGCCAACCAGCGAGCCAGTGGCGACGCCATCCGTTGAAACACCATAA
- a CDS encoding histidine kinase N-terminal 7TM domain-containing protein, which translates to MNIAAVAILILWGMAAAITALVVQVWHRFRQPALRGFVLFGGATVWWCITHALSLMLPTAELKLLVVKVQYPAIVLVPLGWLLFTYEYTQQKQFPRWALAVLGVLPTLTVLFLWGYPSIRLVWQSHELATDGIVPVLRPTYGPWFWVHVIYAYGALFVGALFLLRFMLKQSHLYRGQIVSLLLAIFFPWLASIAYLLGKNPLPGIDTTPYTFGLSVLALVWGLFRYQLFRIVPVARETIIRSSPTGVVVLDLEGRVIDINPVALHILCAAETSEYDVLGRLYTEAFSQEIVESLQTCLAELGRHEMTRRIGEEERFYEVESTRLHDETGHQLGTILTLYDVTEIRRTALELAAARDAAQAASHAKSIFLANMSHELRTPLTVIIGYTEMLLEDIAAGEYESLIPSLERIQIAGRHLLEIIGEILDMSKIEAGKMQVDLDWFDLQLVLDEVVGTVRPLMRENENTFEYVNQLPIGTRMYSDRAKVRQILYNLLSNAAKFTQNGTVRLEISLTQHPENNQELLRLRVSDTGVGIPPEKLESIFRPFEQADNSPTRAFGGTGLGLPITRHFCELLGGSIHVLSEPGKGSAFTVVLPLIVPQRKNDAMNQEGQASPQVVEEGDNSAY; encoded by the coding sequence ATGAACATTGCTGCTGTTGCTATTCTCATCTTATGGGGGATGGCAGCTGCAATCACTGCACTGGTGGTGCAGGTTTGGCACCGCTTTCGCCAGCCAGCCCTGCGAGGGTTTGTGTTGTTTGGGGGGGCAACAGTTTGGTGGTGTATCACGCATGCTCTGAGCTTGATGTTGCCCACGGCTGAGTTGAAATTGCTGGTGGTCAAGGTACAGTATCCGGCGATTGTGCTTGTACCGTTGGGTTGGCTCCTTTTTACGTATGAATACACCCAGCAAAAGCAATTCCCGCGTTGGGCGCTTGCTGTGTTGGGGGTTCTTCCAACGCTAACGGTGCTTTTCTTGTGGGGCTATCCAAGCATTCGCTTGGTCTGGCAATCTCATGAACTGGCAACCGACGGCATCGTCCCCGTTTTGCGCCCCACCTATGGACCATGGTTTTGGGTGCATGTCATCTATGCGTATGGGGCGCTTTTCGTTGGGGCGCTTTTCCTCTTGCGTTTTATGTTGAAGCAATCCCATCTCTATCGCGGGCAGATTGTAAGCCTGCTCTTGGCAATTTTCTTCCCATGGCTGGCCAGTATCGCCTATTTGTTGGGCAAGAATCCTCTGCCAGGTATTGATACGACACCCTATACATTTGGGCTCAGTGTGCTTGCATTGGTATGGGGGCTTTTTCGCTACCAATTGTTCCGTATTGTGCCGGTTGCGCGGGAAACGATTATTCGCAGCTCACCGACCGGGGTTGTTGTGCTTGACCTGGAAGGGCGTGTGATTGACATCAATCCGGTCGCTTTGCACATTTTGTGCGCCGCAGAAACGTCGGAGTACGACGTATTAGGGCGTTTGTACACGGAAGCGTTTTCACAAGAAATTGTTGAATCGTTGCAAACCTGCCTTGCCGAGCTGGGACGCCATGAAATGACGCGCCGTATTGGAGAAGAAGAGCGTTTTTATGAAGTTGAAAGCACACGCTTGCATGATGAAACAGGGCACCAATTGGGAACAATTTTGACCTTATATGATGTCACCGAAATACGGCGCACAGCGCTGGAACTGGCAGCGGCGCGGGACGCCGCCCAAGCCGCGAGCCATGCAAAGAGTATTTTTCTCGCCAACATGAGCCACGAATTGCGCACGCCGCTCACCGTGATTATCGGGTACACAGAGATGTTGCTGGAAGATATTGCCGCGGGGGAATATGAGTCGCTCATTCCATCATTAGAACGTATCCAGATTGCCGGGCGGCATTTGCTTGAAATCATCGGTGAAATTCTTGATATGTCCAAAATCGAAGCCGGCAAGATGCAAGTTGACCTGGATTGGTTCGATCTGCAATTGGTGTTGGATGAAGTGGTAGGCACAGTGCGCCCTCTAATGCGCGAGAATGAAAACACATTTGAGTATGTGAACCAGCTCCCGATAGGGACACGCATGTACAGTGACCGTGCCAAGGTGCGGCAAATTCTCTATAACTTGCTGAGCAATGCCGCCAAATTTACGCAGAATGGCACAGTGCGCCTGGAAATTTCCCTGACGCAACACCCCGAAAACAACCAGGAGTTGTTGCGTTTGCGGGTCAGTGATACCGGGGTAGGCATTCCCCCGGAAAAACTTGAATCAATCTTTCGCCCATTTGAACAAGCAGATAATTCGCCAACACGCGCATTTGGTGGCACGGGCTTAGGACTTCCGATTACACGGCACTTTTGTGAATTGCTGGGGGGGAGCATTCATGTGTTGAGTGAACCAGGTAAGGGAAGCGCCTTTACAGTGGTGTTGCCGCTTATTGTGCCTCAACGGAAGAATGATGCAATGAACCAGGAGGGGCAGGCGTCGCCGCAAGTCGTAGAAGAGGGGGATAACAGTGCTTACTAG